DNA from Cardiocondyla obscurior isolate alpha-2009 linkage group LG17, Cobs3.1, whole genome shotgun sequence:
AGCGACAAACCGCGGTCGCGCGGCGGATTTTGCGCGGCGCGTATCCGTAATTCTCTTCGCCGCTTAGATTTGtgtgaattttttaaaggCTTTGCGAAATGCTTCAATCCGCGATCAagcggattttttttctctttctctccactctctttttttctctttttaaatttttcgccGGCCGCACACCGTTCATTCTTCTGTCTCGCTCGTTGGTCAACCAGGACCAGCCCCACTGCGAAGCTGTCACGTCGAATCGTGCCTGAAAAGAGGCTTCATCTTTCTACGAATTTcatctatattttttatacccGGTTTTTCAATTTGCAAAATCCGCCGTGAAATCAAGATAAAGTCAAACCGTCATATAGAAAACCAAATAGGAGGCGAAtcaagaaattgaaaaaaaattttattaaaaaaaggaaaataaaaaaaaataacggcaatatctattttatataaaaaaaaataaaaccggTAGAAAACGTAACGTACGAATTTTTTCACCCGTCGAGGAAAGGGGGCCGTTTGACCTTTTCTCGCGCTGGATTTCAAAACGTCCATTGCCGCAATTACATCCCGCCGTATCTTTGATACCGTACACCTCGTGTGGTCCTCTTTCCAGCGACATATAGATGACCCGCGTCCACCCACTGATACACGCGAGTCTCTTCGCAGTCTCGGGTTACAGACGGCTCTTTCCCAAAAAAGAGCAACGGGACACGGACACCCCGGGTACGTCCACCTCTTAGGCGCTGTATGCAAATTTCCTTACCTCCTAGCCGGGCGCCGTCAGACGTCGGGAATATGAATCACGCCGCGACGAGAGGCCGCTGCCTCGTAACAGGAAATCCGTCCCCGTGTGCGGCTATCCCACAGGTTCAGACAAAGCCAGATGCGTTCCCCCTTCATCCCCGCCCTTCTGCTTTTTCATCGATCGCTCGCATCCCACGCGGCGCGAAGAAAGCCTTCGGGCTTTCGGTACGTGGGAACTAATATTGAACGCGAAAGGTttccaattaataatttcgataatgtaaaaaaaaaaaaaaagtaactgcACACACGTCGTTCGCTCTCGTTCAACCTTCATCATTTTCTCTCCGTGCGCCTCGTGACTTTTTCAAAGCCGAGGCTCAATCTCGGGGAAACAATATCAAACTTTGATCTCGAGAAACACTCTTGATCTTGGTACATAAAGAAACATCTGTATTCAGGCGGGAatataaaacgaaaataatgcTGCCAATAACAGTAAACGGAACGTACAGGCTCATAGCTTTTCTTCCTCGTCGGTGAcatttcgcgcgcggcacTGACGTCAGTCTTCGAGGATGACCAAACCGAGGGGGTCTTAAACTcgagcgttttactttcatatACCACTCCGGAaaggaaatttattcgcggcatATTCCGTTGGAAAGGTTAATGCACGCGCGGTTCGATAAATcgatacatttattttcgcgaagaTGCGGAATACACGTGCAAGCGTATCCGAGGAGCTTCTGGATTcctcgagagaaaaattgtGGGCGAAGAGGCGCAATCGTAAAATAGATTATTCGCTTgcaatttactttttctaGTTCCGCGACCAAATCGTTTACCAAATACGCGAGTAAATCTGTAGAGAGCGCGTAATTAGAATACCGGCCGCAAATTTGCGTTTGCGGTGTTCTTTGCGGCGACAGATAACACAATGAAGCGGTAGTTTGCAGTAGATGCGACGGAATGAACCGTCATTTATCAGCACGTAACGAAGACGGTCACGCGACCTCGTGATTCACGGATAATGACCGTGACGGAGGCCGCATAGCTGCCCCCGTCAATATATGACGCCTAACGTTATTTCCACTTCCTAGACAAAAAACCGTCGTCTCTTGCCACGCTCCcgttcgtataaaaaaaaaagaaatcgcagATGCAATCGGATCGACATTGCGTGAAAATTAGTAGCGCGTAAAGATACACGTGCGTCATCGagcagtaatttttttttttacacgctcccgaatttaattaacaagatCTCTCTGCACGTTTCTTAAAAGATTATCACGATTattcgaaaattttatattccaagATATTTCGTGGGGCGGGCTTCGTATAATTCTTTGAATTTTCGCTGAGTTACGTCGCGGCGAAATTTCGTACTgtgaataacattttttttctgacaaGTTTTATTGAGACAGCGCTTGATAGGAAGCCAAGAGCGTGCAGGTAATTTACGAGGACCGCGAGAGCTTTAACCAATTGTTATTGCAGTTTGAAATATCTCCGAGTGCGCAACAATACGCGATCGGCGATCTTAATCGCGTTCAAGCGACGAACATTAGTGTGATGGTTCGATGTGATACGAAAACTACCGGCGGATCGAAATTATTCGCGACGTCCTCGAGTGAAACTCGAAGGAGGGAACTCAGAGTCGTCGGCGGAGACGAGTGAGATTTCAATGGCAAGATAGAAATATCTCCAGTCGATCTACATTGGACCAATTACTCCAGATGGAGCACTCGGTTTGTCCCGTAAAACCCGGAGAAGCTGTGGAAATGTTACCTTAGTGAACTCGTCACCGAGACTACTTCAGAGACGATCGAGAAGTGCAGTAACGAGGTTAACTTTTGTGAGATTGGCGATAGAGGAAGACCTCTGTTGTCGCGAAGATGGACGCCCTCGAGCTCCAGGCCGCTTTGGTGAAGCTCGACCCAGCCACCACGGTGACGCCGATCGGCACCACCGTGAAGATAATGCCTCATCACCGCGTCGCCTTCACCGTAAACatcgacgacgaagacgacgtcGCTTTAGACGACGCAACGCGAAACGACGACGAGAAGTCGCCAATAGAGATGGCGACGTCGGTGTCGAGGAAGACGCCGGGAAACTGCGCGACCGGTTTGACGACGGGCCATCACCAGGCCGGCGGCCAACAGCTGGGTGTCTCCAAGTGCGGGATCGCCGAGATCAGGTGACGCCAGCCACCTTGCTACGGCGTCAACATGATTTACCACACTTATCCGCCGCACCGAGGTAGCAAGCATCACGCTAAGCATCACGCCAAGGAGAAAAggcatcatcatcatcatacTTTGCACCATCAGCATCACAGAGCTCATGTGGTAAGTCACAGCACTAACCGCGCATTGTCGCGGACAAAgagacgatgacgatgacgttGTCGTCGCGCGAAGAGATTTCCCGAGCCATTGTTTGCGCTCGCGAGGTCGTCTGATCGTTTCACCCGGCGCGGGGCGTTCGTTCGAGTAGGTCGtcttattaatttcggcacgaaCGCGACGTGTGAGCAAATTTGATTCGCACATCTTGGGCTAAAAGATTCATCGGATTTTTATATCAGcggaatggaaaaaaaatagcgcaccGCGAGAGAAACAAATTTCCGTGTCGCcgttctttaataaaaaattctatttttccCGGAACAATTTCGCGCCGCCATCCGAATGCTACAAAAGCATTTCGTGCTTCCCATGAAACTCGAAACTCGTCCGAAGGCCTTTATAGAATTCAATAAGAGATGGAAGCGTGTCGTAGTAACTCGTATTTCCGTGGGCCCCTCGAGAAGCCTAACTCGCCGTGGGCACCTGTATAATACATTTCGTTCAAACTGCACTCtcgctataaataaaaaaaacgacttTGAAAAGATATCGCTGCGCGTTCCCGTGGCgcgaagaataaataatatttcctgACGGAATGGACAAATCGCGTGTCCAACGGAGAGATTAAACTCCTACGAAATAATCTCGAAATGCCCGGGCGACTATTTCCCTGGTCCGACCCGAAATCCGTTCGCGCCGATTCGAGACGGCGcaacatttatttatcaaaagttCCGTCGCGGCGACCCATGAGTGTCCGATAGCAGCGAGTCTacggtttaattaaaactgataCTTTACGCATGCCGGggattacaaattaaatttgtatactCGCATTTCGAgggaaattaaaatcgtgaTTAAAACCAGCTAAATTGCatgtcaaaattaatatttaagtagATGCTTGCGTAGTTTATGTTAATACGAAAGCATCGCTGTGGCGCGTCTCGCGATAGTGCTGCAAATTAAACGTTCTTCCGCGCGGCCTGCTCGCCGACATATCgtacgcatattttttttttttttttatctatcgaACATACCCATTGTCTGTACCATGCTCGTGCAGCGAGCCGTGCGTTTCCTTTATGAATTTTTCTCGCGCAACGGTTCCTCAACGGTGACGAATGTGTATCACCGAGTCAGCGGACAATGCGACACGCTCTGGCTAGCGTTCTGTTCTCTGGCTTCGCAAACATTAGCCCGGTAATGCATGAAGACGAGCCGCGTTCCGCGACGAGAGACATACGGTATATACTAACATAAGGCATCCCCTCGTACCTGGCCGACGTAAGAAGCCGCTCGCGCCTGGCCACTTAATTTTCCTAGCGGTAGTTCCGCGCGGAGATAATTAACGAGCTTTGCAAGAGCAATCGACCGCGAGTTAACTCGGTCTCTCGGTACACCTACGAGCGGTAGATtagcatattaattttttaacagcgcTTTATCCGCGTCAACGCGCGAGGAAGCGCATTTTCTGAGAACCGCGAGTCGGAAAAGGGACATGAATACGAAACGAGAGAAATTATACCTATCCggaagaggaaagagagagagagaaagggctaattatatttataattatattttaatatattatattaattacaatttagtAACCCGCTGTATAAATTGTACGTACATTtcgacgtaatttttttttttaaccttaaTTGTCGCTTAGTCACGTTTACGCGAcaagcttgaaaaaaaattgtttaattatgcCTGTTTATTCTAAGAATAATTGTTTCGTGCCGCCGAGTGACTCGCGTTTCGTGACAAAATACGAAGAATCCGCTGTAATTGCATCTTCGTGAGACGAGTCGATCCAGATGGGTTCGTCCAGGGTGAGTTGACGTCTCGCGCGAAGACGCGTACTCACGCGTGGATGTTGCATATCCGTAGCGAGCGAGCGTGTGCGACGACGCCATGTGTGTACACCTTGGCGAGCGTGTACTCGCAGCTGCACTTAAGCGGCGACATAATAGGCCTATCGCGAGCCACTTGTCTACTTCAGACCATTGCCCGCGGCCGCGGCGACCGACGTTAATAGACGCGTTTGCGGGACCACGAGACGAGGATGCGCGACGCCGCGCATGATTCCG
Protein-coding regions in this window:
- the LOC139109339 gene encoding uncharacterized protein, with translation MDALELQAALVKLDPATTVTPIGTTVKIMPHHRVAFTVNIDDEDDVALDDATRNDDEKSPIEMATSVSRKTPGNCATGLTTGHHQAGGQQLGVSKCGIAEIR